In Gossypium hirsutum isolate 1008001.06 chromosome A10, Gossypium_hirsutum_v2.1, whole genome shotgun sequence, the DNA window ggagctgtggcatggcaatcgagactgcaaaagtgtgttgcattgtccaccaccgaatcagagttcattgcagcaaccgaagcgtgtaaggagatgaagaagtttgtgcatgagcttggttttactcaggagaagtatgtcctgtactgtgatagccagagtgctattcatcttggtaagaactcaacttttcatgctagatctaagcctattgatgtgaggtaccattggatacgagatgttcttgaagctaagctgttagagcttgagaagatacacactaatgataatggtgctaATATGTTGACGAATGCCTTACCAAAAGGAAAGTTtaaagcatgttgtttgacctccggtatggaggcattccccacatagttggagggggaaATTTGTTAGgtgtgggtcccactatgtgggaaacccataatttctgccacattttattgtctctttttttggttttgtcaaaagccattttTTGGGGGGCTTTTAACGGGTGATGTGGGCAGAAATTTTTGCAGAgctaaaccaaaaaaaaagagacaatAAAATGTGGCAGAAATACCCATAATTTCTGCCACATTTTattgtctctttttttttggtttagcTCTGCAAAAATTTCTGCCCACATCACCCGTTAAAAGCCCCCCAAaaaatggcttttgacaaaaccaaaaaaagAGAGACAATAAAATGTGGCAGAaattatgggtttcccacatagtgggacccacacCTAACAAATttccccctccaactatgtggggaatgcctccataccggaggtcaaacaacatgcttcaaactttcctcttggtaaggccttcgtcaacatatcagcaccattatcattagtgtgtatcttctcaagctctaacagcttagcttcaagaacatctcgtatccaatggtacctcacatcaatatgcttagatctagcatgaaaagttgagttcttaccaagatgaatagcactctagctatcacagtacaggacatacttctcctgagtaaaaccaagctcatgcacaaacttcttcatccaaagcatctccttacacgcttcggttgctgcaatgaactctaATTCGGTgatggacaatgcaacacacttttgcagtctcaattgccatgccacagctccccctgcataagtgattaagtaacctgaagtagatctcctcgagtcaatgtctccggccatgtctgaatctgtatacccaacagAATCATGTCGCAAAAGCTGAATAACTCTACAGAGCCGCACACCATCTTAAAGATCCAAGAATAAATCTGATACTTGGAAATCAAACTCCACAAGGGCAGACTGTACCAAGTAAATATTTGGAcggtaaaaagaagaaaaattaaaattaaaatttcatacttCAGGGAAGGTAAATAAAATTGATGTATAACCATAGGAACAATGCCTAAAAATTAAGTTGCTAGAGTATAAGATTAGTGTTAAGCACTGTACATGGATTAAAATGTAACCAACATACCTGCTGATGAGAAACTTTATACCCTACAGTCACTAGATGTGCAAGAAGGTCACCTTCTCCATGCATAACATCAGATGATAAGAAATCTAGTTTCATATAATAAAAAGATAACGTTAGCCCATACAAACATAGCACTTGTAGGATAAAACTAAGGAATAAAAACATTGAAGTAAGAAGTCGGAGAATTACTATTAAGGACTTGACGACTTGATTTTATACCAGACGAAACTGTGAACAGAAGAGGAGAACCTCCATCGACTCCATCAATACCGTAGTTAAGAGGAAGACTGGTCTGAGATTTAGCTCGGTCAAGGATAAGAACAAGCAAAAAAGTTCTCTTCAATATAATATTCCCCAGATTCTCGTAGAATCCCGGCCTGTACAAACCTTCCAACTTCTTGTTATAGGCATAAGCCTTTGCAAGTCCAGTGTGCGAGAAgaattgtttttctattatcatCTTCAAAAATGAAATATCTTTCACAGAACTAAGATCTCCCTCGGGTGATATCAGGGAATcaccaccaaaaataatatacaaCCCAATTCGAAGCCAAATTGGGTTGTAGGACATTAGAATTTTAGTAGCCTTTTCCTTAATTCCAACATCTGTAACTATAGGACAATTTGCTTTCATCGTTAACCTCCCTCCATCTATATTCTGCCAATTAAtcagaaacaaaaataaacttcaatGTTATACCATTAACAAATTATAACCAACAAGAATACTTAAAATCTGTAGCAAAAGCCATCATTCCTACAGACAAAAAGTTAAAAAGGTAGTGTTTGGGTACTTGAATTTCAgattttggatttgaattttaaaaatacatacaaatatgatactcataattatttctcaaatccataatttttttttggatgcGTACTTATTATTGAATTTGAAATTCCTTCGGAATTTATGAATTTCACAAACCACGCATTTCAATCTCATAATTTATACAGCAAATGAAATCAATTCACGTTCACAAAAATTTAGAGAATTCAACCTTAGCTACTTGAGTCATGACATTGAAAACCTCTTTGCAGCTCACCAAACTCAAATAAACCTGCATCCGCTGCTTCAATTCATCGAAACTACATACGTCCTTCAACGAAGACCTCAAACTCGAGTACTTCAAACTTGAAACATCCGCAACAACATTTTCAGATTCCTCCCCTCTCCACCACAACGCTCTCATCCTTTTTGGACTTCTCCAGGCACTGTCCACTCGCACAACATTACTCTCATTGCATCCATTAATTGACAAATCACAGCCGCAAAACTCCGGATTCTGAAAGAGGAAATTGAGCCAAGCGGTGAGAGATTTAGCCAAAGACTTTAGCGATCGGTCCTTCTTGAGTTGCTCTTTGCAAGCGGACTGAGATCGCTCCAACTGGAAGGCTTTGAGCTTGGCTTTGGCTTTGGAGCGGGAAGAGGAAGGGACAAGGGAAGGCCGAGAACGGTAACGAAATGACGAGGATGACCTCGGAGTTTCATTACAAGCGGTGAAGAATTGAGGATTCTTGGTAATGCGTTTTGGGGTTTTGAGATTGGAGATGTCTTTAAGAACGAAAGAAGAAGATAATGGAGGGAAACGCTCTTCTTCctccatttttttccttttttttttgtttaatttgatcGGTGACTTACATACAGTTCAGCTGGTGCTGGTATTTTTGATggagctttctttttttttttttttgagctaGTTATAGAAGAAAGTTAATTGAGAGGGAGAAGAAGGGGAAATTTAGTACTTCTtgatttgaatttgaaatttggaGCGCGAAGTGATACTATTGATATGATGAAGCCAGGTGCTCAGGCACGTGATGGAGTCTGATAAAAAATTTCACACGTGTTTACatgtctttaaaaaaaaattaaaaagaaattacatTCTAAAATAGTTGGGATTtgttttttctcaatttaatcaccCTATTGAACTAATTGCTCAGACTAATCACTCTCGGTACAGTAATTCATTTTCCACTAAAAGATTCGTAACATTCCTTATTACTTCTCTATAGTTGGACTTATGCATCTTTTTTCACTCTTTTCACATTTGTTCATCACATCTAAAACCCCTCTTCCTTTCATGACGTAGTAGTTAAATACAAAGTCGCTTGAGCCACATCTTCTTCTAGCCATGGTAGTCGGTTCCATTCTAGTATCGCTTGTATTGATATTCTAGTAGTAAATTGAAACAATAAACCTTAAGTTACGTTCCAATGCAAATTTTAATCGGTAGTGATCGTATCGATGCATATTGGTTGTTTTCACTCGTATCAGTCAGAATATGGTATtagtaacaaaaaaattaaattcataattcaatactatatttttttaattatttattttaaatttattgaattataaattgttaTATGCATAGTATGAGATGatcttattgtttaatttattaaataatatttttgattgtttattttgaatttatttaatgatagattataTTCGTATAGtttattaaagaataaatttatataattgatgagtttttttttatatcttaAAATTTACATGCGGTGAGATTTGAACTTATAtcatcaatatttttaaaatattttccttaCCACTTcaacaaaaactttattttttataagtattttatatttgatatttatttaatttcattgtttgatatttgtaaataatttttatatacatatatcaaatgtttttcaaaaatagtaatAAACCCAAAATAGTACACTGAAATGGATCGATACCGTTATGTATTAGTACTAGTAAAAAATTGATACATCCATCGATACAATACTAACTACCTTGCTTCCAGCACCACTGATTTTAGGTTTGACCCATGCCTATCAACTCCTTCATTTTCTCCTTTTCCAAGTTAATGAATGTTTTAGTTAGCATCAGAGTTGCCACACCCTGCAACTGGTcccttaaatgaaaaattattatttaagtcccttataaaataattaaattaaaaattatcttatggtaaaattacacatTGACtctaaaaaatgaagaaaaacatgtttaatctcttcaaaaatgatgaaataataaattaatacattataaaattatcttttgatctctcaaaaatttattatttaattccgcccccaaaaaaattttgattcgTCACTGGCTTTAATTCTAGGAACACATATGGGCCACAATTAATAATGTAATTATAACAATTTTTTCTGACTTAACTAGGTTAAAATAGTTGTTATTGcaacaatcaaaaataaataagttcGAGTATGATTAAGTCCGTATTTCATCCAATTTAAAGGTTGAAAGAGATTAGAGATATTGTACATCAATTATTCAGCAACACAATTACACTATAATGCTACAAGGTGCTTTAAGTTTTAATGGATTCTAACTGAGTCCTTAGGCTCAATTTCTATCAGCATTCCATCACTGAAAACTGGAAAATGGTTTCTCGAAAATGAATTGTCCAAGCAACAAAGCTTCCATTTAAATCGAGTCACCAAGTAATGAATTGTAACCAACGTTTCGATCCTCGCAAACTCGTTCCCGGGGCAAATCCGCGCTCCACCTCCAAATGCCACAAAGCAATATGGCGGGATCGACGCTTGTTTCTCGAACCGCGCTGGATGAAACGTCGACGGGTCCGAGAAAATTCTCTCATCCATATGTGTCATGTTTGCAGCCCAAATCACCTAAAATTCTCAAAAGTTTGCATATTCGGTTTAGAGATAATTATGATACTAAAGCTACCTAAAAGAAACCAAATTATTAAACTAAGGACGAACATAAAAGGGAGCCAAAGGGCCTTTAGCCTCcaaagtttttgaattttttacttaaaatttctccaattttttttaaaattctaatcgAGCTCtacaaaaagttttaaaatttttaattaaaccctctaaaactttctcaattttttatttattttttcaaaaattttaaaattttaattaaaccatttaaaatttttaaaaattttaattaagctaCTAGAACTTAATGCTACGTGCCACTACTGTATTAAACGATATAAATTCTTACTTGCCATCCTTCGGGGATAGTGTATCCTTCATATTCAAAGTCTTTGAGGACTTTCCTAAAAGAACCTAACAATGGAGGGTTCATCCTTAAAGTCTCCATTGCTACTCTCCATGTGTATTTCATCTTGGAAAGGTCATCCCACGTTAAAAGCTCCGAAGTTTTGGTCTTGGCTATCTCTTCTTGTTCTATAATTTCAAGCTTAATTAGAAATACTACAAGCATGGTTAATAGAATCAGCTgtttgaattaaaaattgatgataCAATCAATTCAATCGGTACcataaaattgaaagaaaattaaattggTGAAAAAATTAATCGAAtcatattaaaatcaatttaaaactgTTTGAATcatatttaagttaatttaaatatttaatttttttaaaatttatataatgatgtttatgtttctagcattatttatttgtgttttttttttctattttttaatgattttttttagaaatttttgattttttttacaatgGTTGAACCAGGGATTAGTGTTCTAACAAATTCGATCACAATTTCTTTAATTTGGTCCCTCTACTATGCTCAATTCTAGGAttaatacttgtaattttttgcaTAAGTTAATCTCActatttttataatgtcattagttaacTCAAATAATTAACACCATTAACTAATCGtgtgaatttttcttaaaaagcATCCTTCCCACAAAAAAGAAAATCCATTTTACATAGTGGTTGAAAATGGTGTTAATTATTTAGATTAGCTAAttatatagtaaaaatataagaaCCATACCAAATCCCAAATTTGAGCATAGTAGAAGGACCAAAATCAACATTTTCCCATCTTCCTGTAATCAAACATGTTTGGAACTTGAATCATTCGCTTACCTTGCACGATTTTATCATAAACGGATCGATCCATACCCAAAAGCCTGACCAAGAAAGTAATGAGAACGGAGGATGTATCATACCCCGCTATCATCACACCTATTACGTTGTCCACGATTTCTTCATTGGACATACGGATCGAAGGCTCAGTTTTTCCGATACCGAGCAAGCAAGCGATGAGATCTTTTCGAGTATCAGCAACCCTTTGCTCCAATGCAGCCTTCCTTTCACTAATAAGATTCTTGATGAATGCTCTGAGTTGTGCACTAGCTTTAAGGCCACGGTTTAACCGTGTGAAGGGAAGGTTTATTGGTAACGACATTAAGCCGTTCATCATATGTTGAAGAAGCTCTATAAGATTGTTTCTTGTTTCTCCTTTTTCAATGCCAAATATGAGTGAGCTCATTATGTTGAAAGTGAGAGTCTTCATCAATGGCATTACCTATCAGGAACACCGAGTCACAAAATTGCTTTAAGGGAGCAAAAGATGAATTATAAATCTTTTGGAAGGCAAAGTGAAATTCTACTGTTATACTAATTTGTAATTCCATAAAttctaaaaggattaaatcatagaTTTATCAATTTTGAGGGTCAAGCCATTACCTACCCTTTTATCTATGCCCCTTTACGTAGGTAGTTATAAGAAAGGGAAAAAATGTCTATGGATTTAGTCTCTCTACattgctaaaattttgaatttaatctccctaatttcattttgaatattttgatcccttTACTTTTATAATGATCagtaaatttaaattgataagaCGGTTGCCAATTGAATCTAAGTTCGATTGACATTGACATTACTGCGGTATAGAAGGACGCAAGTTCAAGTGCGTTGAAGCGTAGTATCCTCCTATATGCCGTTAATTAACTTACATAATCAATAccattaattattttgattaaaatatcgaTATAAATCTATTAATAATACCCATCCCAACACACACAAGGAAAAAAATAACCCATATCAGCATCATGAGTCGAAATCTACCTCAATaaattaaagttcaaatttaaggagaaaaactaaaatttgaccAATTGTATCAGAACTTACCATAACCTTTTGATTCCCATGCCAATGCATCTCTACATGATTTCTAACTTCTTCATCCATGTTCCCAACATATTGTTTCAACATTTCAGGCTTCAAAAACGAAACAAGGGCTCCCCTCACACGCTTGTGATCATCGCCGATCAACGCGGTCATATTTCTCTCTCCACAGATCCTTTTAAACAACGGCGGTTGGTGGTTTCCGAGTACGTTACCGTCGCAACTGAAGATGAACTTTTAGCATTCTGCCCGTGTACGAAAACCATCGGGGTACCGAAGAGGCTGAGTTTAGAAACGGGACCGTATTTGCTTGTTCTTTGTAGAAGCCATTGCTCGATGCTGTTGGTTCGCATTGCATGTAGGAAACTAAGGGTTTGGCCTATGAGGGGAAACCCCATGGAACCTGGTGGATGCTTTTTGGTTGGTGTCTTTCTTGTTAAGGCAAAGTAAAGAGAAGTGAgtaaaaggaagaagatgaaacagTTTGTAAGATCCATTGTTGAAAGTTGAAACCGAAAGTGTGATACGAGGGGATTGAAGATGGTTGTTCTATTTGTAGGAAAAAGTTGTGGTATTTTTGTCAAGAATAAATTAATATTGAGTCCCTAATCCCTAAACTTTTTATTAGTCTACATTCCGAAACTTGACAACTAGTTTTTCCCATTGGTATTCAAATTTAGATAAGATATGATAACATGATATTTTAAGATTGTGTCACATCatcacttgaattttttttataatttctttattgtttaaaataatttaggtGATGACTATCTTAATGAGATATAAGTTCAAGACtaatataaactaataaaaagTTTGGAGACTAGTGTGGGAAAAGTTATCAAAATCAAGGACTAAATGTTACTTTATCCCTTTTTGTTAGTcactatatatatatgattgataGTTATTCGCAATGTTATTTGAATCAGATCAGACCAGCCGGTCGGGTCAAGAATTGATTGAGTATTAGTCTAGAGAATAATTTTGAAATGGTTAAGTCAAAAACCGATATGAACCAGTTAaattgggtttttaatttttttaattgaattggtcTGAGTGATTTGACAATTGGTCCGTTTTAAAAAACATTGGTTTCTTCGatctaaatttaattttagtccttattttgtTGGAATTTGAGATTTAGTTCTTTTAACATGTAAGTTTTATATTCTTAAAAGGAAAAACATTAACAGTGTTATTAGTCTAGGTTTATTATAAAAGttgaatgattaaattataataaattaaattaaaaaaaatgaatatctaattttaacaaagtaaaaggactaaaactgcaattaaactctaaaaatagagtttttataattaatttttctgaGTGGTGTTGTTCTATTTCTTGTTTTAAACCTACTGTTTATTGTCCTTTTGCATTTGGGTGCCTTTCCAACATGAACATTAGTGAATGCCATTTTTCTTTTATGCGTTTTCGATAAGTTGCTTCAAGCTACAtataagtttattttatatcgTCAAATTAGAGGCTCTTGCTAATTGAATTTTACAAAAAAGTCAAATTAATAGCTCCAAAAGCTACATAGTATTTGATAGCTAAACATTTATGAAGAACACCATTCCAAAAATACAAAGATTAATACCAGAAGATTCTTTCCTAGCAGAAAAGTAAATGTACTGAAATTCATATTAAAACTTTTTTACGAGGTAGTCTTTTTATCGTTGATATAAGATTTAGTGTTAATTAAAAGAGTCTAGAAAGTTGTGAGCATATTTGAGGTAAAGTTGTGAGCTTTACAAAAGTCTTTTTGGATGGTAGTTTTGTCGAGTGTTTTATTTAAATGTAATAAGATATGATctaattatgatttataaaaataacataaaatattagaaagaaaaatatgatAAGAAAAGTCTCTAAGTGAACTCTGATGTGAGCACATGAGAGTTCTCATTATGCTATTATACCATACAAGGTGATTAAGTATAATATGTCGGAAAACAGAAAGAAAacctgagtttttttttttttggtaatattGAACTAGTTTAAATTTACAATAGTATTAAATGCCATCTCAAATGGAAAGTGAATTATATTTAAAACACGTTTTATATGtaaacatatacatacatattgtaagcacacatatttttataatttaatgccCGTGTTTTAAATACACTCTACATCAAATCTAAACCTCATTTAACGTCTAAATTGATAATTACATTAATGGAAGAACCTAACAGATAAAATACTAATACTTTAAAGGCTCAATTATAATGTTTTGAAGTCTACTTGAAGGACCAATTTAAGAATATAAACAATAACTTAATGAGTTTAGCGAAATTATCCCTTAGTAATATTATCAAATACATGGGTTAAGAAAACTGATATCAGTTGGACCAAGTATTTGTAAGAACAAACTGATGCAAACAAGTACAAAATTGAATCTACAAGGAAGATATTTTCCTTCTACTTGTTGTCGACCAATAATGAGGAGGGTGTCGATAAACCGACTATTCGATCACGTAACCGATGaagaaatcaacaatggtttCCCTTAAAAGGTTTTTTCGGCATCTTGACTAGGTCGAGTTCTACGTCTGGATGGTTTTCGAGGTTTGCTTCCCTCATTCGACTGGAACAATCCAATGAACAAAGACGCATCCCGACTAACGGATCGGGTGATATTGAGCGGATATTCTCTTCGGAGGCAACATACGAAGGATGTACAACACTAGAGCTGAAGGTAAGATCTCAACAAGCTGTAATTTGATGAAATAtagaaatttacatgcttaggaACATATAAATAGGATGCTGcaaataaaaaagaagtaaaatacaccaaaagtcactaaattattagtaaattcacATTTGATCAGTCAACttgaaaaagttataaaatagtcattgaattatttgaaagttttcatttaagtcattcgTTTGAAACTCGCTAGACatacttaaaaaaaaacccttaacagtgtagtgacttaaataaaaagtttcgaataattcaatgactattttgtaactttttaaaattgagtgacgaAAACATAAATTTATCAGCAGGTTAGTGACCTTATTTGTAGTTTACCTATTAAAAAAAGGGTTCTTAAAATACCATGTAATAGATCAAGTTCAAAACTGGATGGTCTAAAACATCAAGCGATGCATCTGAATCAAAGGCCGATAAAACTACCTGCACATCGAGAAATCGGAAGATTTCGCAACCAAATGAAGAAAGCAGCATCAAAAAGTATGATTGTTATAACGCATTTTATGAGGGTAAAAGTACTATAGAAGTCCTTGTATTAAGAGTCATTTGCCTCTTTTACTAAAAAATAGCAATTTATTCGTTTACCTAagatcaaaaagtaaactaattatttctattaaaacttttattcatttctactattaaaaagtAGCACCGTTAACAATAACTAAACAATTACACGTGGCTTGCCACATATGCCTCATTCCAAGACAGAATTAATTTTTAACAGCAAagatagataaaatttttaatcgaatgatcagtttgctctttgatctaatatacagggaattttcttattttttaagtaCAAGAGTAAAATGCAATCTAATTCTTAGTATAAGGGCTTTTGTGATACTTTTACCATTTTATAAGCACCGGATAATCTTAACCAAATTGTCTTTGCGAAGATAATCTTAAACCCAACCTAGGAAGAGGACTCGAAAGAAGATACACTCGGGTTTGGTCGGAAAAAGAAAAACTTACCACAGAGCATCTAATAAGGAAGCAGGTGAAACAAATGGCAGTAACTGATCCAACCTACAAGAAGGACATCAAGTATGAAATAGTCACGCCAAGAATGATTAACTATGCAGTGTAGCTAGGTGAACTATATAGGGACGAAAATACCTCGTTAAGCTTCTTCCTTCTTCCTTTTGACTCGATGGGGAAACGTTTTAGCATGAAAAATAATCTGAGAGGATTTGAGTTTGTGGAATTGGTATCATTAGAAATTTTAACTCTAAGCACAATAGCCATTAAAATCGCGTTAACAAACAACGATTACCTTCCTCCATACAACAAGAATCCTAATGCAGCTATAAACGAGACCGCTGGAGAAAAGAATATGGAAAATACGCGGCACAGTTAAACAGAAGAAGTAACATTTAACGTGCATAATATCCCGAGATAAATAACTAGTTTTGATGGATCATTATTATGCTTACCGGCAATAAATGCATTTCCGATGAATTCCACCACGCTGTTGTCGTCTATCCAAAGATACAACCAAATGCAGACCTGAAGTCAAATGTCAAAACTTCATTCTAACTTCACTTCAGTATCATGTATCAAAGCTAGTTGTAGTAGGAAACTCAGTAAACGGCTCACCTGTATGACGTAAATAACACCATTGATTGCCGCATAAGAAATTCTGAGTTTATCCGTTGGTAAGCTTCTTGCCTGTTCATAATGGCAAGGTAAAGTTTCTCGCAACATTAGGAGAAAGAACCGAGTGCACAAGTTTCTAACTCGGTTTATAGATCAAGGACAAGGCATACATCGTTTAACGGAACGAGAAATCACTTGCCTGGTGATAAATCTCTGCCCAAAACAGGGCTAGTAACGTATACGTGGAGAAAAACAGAAGGCTTGGAAGATCCAAGAGTACGAATATAAGTACCTAGTTAAAGAAGAAACGGCTCGTGTCAATATAAAACCCTTGTTGTTAAGGCTAGTTTTAGTATTGTTGCTGCAATTgaaaagtgttcttgaagaaccTATTGCATACATAAGCCAATGCAAACTTAAGAACTTTTCGTATACGAAACCGAACAGATATCTCCGAATTACATAGCAGACTAACCTTGGGATGCAATAAAAATACTTGTTTGTGAAACCCGAACACGACGGCGCGCACTGCAACAACGAGAAAACTCGTATTCAGATACTGAAAGTTACATCCTCAATCCTCATTACAATGCAATACAGGACATAGGATATCATATATCACCTCCATTCACAATGACATTCATAAGATGGAAAACCTTTTGCGTAGTCCAACCGTATTCGGGTACTCTCAATTCGATCCTTATTAATTGCATCTGCAAAATCATTAACCCCTAATTATTACAAGCAAACTAGTATAGCTTCTGGAAATTGAAATCATTAACAATGATATTGACagtttaaagctttaatttcacacAGACGTTTATACTTCAATCGTTCTAATATAACTCGGTAAATAAGCAAACCAAATCAGTTGGATTCCTAAACTACTGGAAatcattaaaatgaaaataaataacaacactGATCCGAGCAAAACGAAATAAAACAGTCGAGTGAATGAAATAAAAACGCACAAACAGtggaaaaattgagaaaattgacCAGAGCAATGGAGGAAACTAAGGCATAAGCGGCGCAAAGTGGGTAAAATATGCCATCTTGCCAGTGAGTCGATTCATTGACTTCGTCCCACCAGCTAGAAACCAGAGCTGGAAACTCAGTAAGCGTTAAGTCCAGTGGTATTTTCCTTATTCTAACCATCTCTCTTATTTTTCCCGAACTTCCCCGGGAAAGTCAA includes these proteins:
- the LOC107925118 gene encoding cytochrome P450 716B2; translated protein: MTALIGDDHKRVRGALVSFLKPEMLKQYVGNMDEEVRNHVEMHWHGNQKVMVMPLMKTLTFNIMSSLIFGIEKGETRNNLIELLQHMMNGLMSLPINLPFTRLNRGLKASAQLRAFIKNLISERKAALEQRVADTRKDLIACLLGIGKTEPSIRMSNEEIVDNVIGVMIAGYDTSSVLITFLVRLLGMDRSVYDKIVQVFLIKLEIIEQEEIAKTKTSELLTWDDLSKMKYTWRVAMETLRMNPPLLGSFRKVLKDFEYEGYTIPEGWQVIWAANMTHMDERIFSDPSTFHPARFEKQASIPPYCFVAFGGGARICPGNEFARIETLVTIHYLVTRFKWKLCCLDNSFSRNHFPVFSDGMLIEIEPKDSVRIH
- the LOC107925228 gene encoding tobamovirus multiplication protein 1 isoform X1 translates to MVRIRKIPLDLTLTEFPALVSSWWDEVNESTHWQDGIFYPLCAAYALVSSIALMQLIRIELRVPEYGWTTQKVFHLMNVIVNGVRAVVFGFHKQVFLLHPKVLIFVLLDLPSLLFFSTYTLLALFWAEIYHQARSLPTDKLRISYAAINGVIYVIQVCIWLYLWIDDNSVVEFIGNAFIAAVSFIAALGFLLYGGRLFFMLKRFPIESKGRRKKLNEVGSVTAICFTCFLIRCSVVVLSAFDSDASLDVLDHPVLNLIYYMLVEILPSALVLYILRMLPPKRISAQYHPIR
- the LOC107925228 gene encoding tobamovirus multiplication protein 1 isoform X2, which translates into the protein MVRIRKIPLDLTLTEFPALVSSWWDEVNESTHWQDGIFYPLCAAYALVSSIALMQLIRIELRVPEYGWTTQKVFHLMNVIVNGVRAVVFGFHKQVFLLHPKARSLPTDKLRISYAAINGVIYVIQVCIWLYLWIDDNSVVEFIGNAFIAAVSFIAALGFLLYGGRLFFMLKRFPIESKGRRKKLNEVGSVTAICFTCFLIRCSVVVLSAFDSDASLDVLDHPVLNLIYYMLVEILPSALVLYILRMLPPKRISAQYHPIR